In Solanum lycopersicum chromosome 5, SLM_r2.1, the following are encoded in one genomic region:
- the LOC138348642 gene encoding LOW QUALITY PROTEIN: uncharacterized protein (The sequence of the model RefSeq protein was modified relative to this genomic sequence to represent the inferred CDS: substituted 1 base at 1 genomic stop codon): MGDNNEQISLTDVVVAQPTVAEQNELIAQLMQQIADMRVEMQRRQDTPPPGFGPNFLDARPPTYFPSSSSDPTQQRPSTPVHNPSGVDMTTQNPQYASVSYQTPSLLPNNPPQMPPHPQNTQAAPLPQNQTQNPTAFNSQTPHPHLNQNTNPQNYSQNYQTAQNVPSPSIAAPLPKRTTFQVPVPTEHEVHGFELDHYEEQEREWRAREEAKVDIKEEIKRAMRELQCTPDVAGLSYAELCIHPDLNLPEGFKIPKFDTFGGVGNPMAHLRAYCDQLVGVGKDEALLMRLFSRSLCGEALEWFTSHETRQWPNWSALAKDFIDRFAYNVEIVPDRYTLEKMKQKPTESYREFAYRWRKEAARVRPPMTEKEIVEVFVRVQEPEYYNRIILLIGAKFAKIVKVGETIEDSLKSGKIARESASPGSSGLVRKKREEVNAISHGGRKIPRNLPRPQGRSNPPSKPHRAYHPHSSHSGHYNAAPHYPDAHIVSYQNPPPIPQNFPSTYPNYPQAYQVPPHYKNVAPSHANVQPSYRAPSPAYQIQTPAYQNPHPNYRAPMPNYQTNPHPRAQAPRSNARSYQQVPPTQQGGYDPPRPRSEKKPSRSFTVLAESRTKLFERLSAAGYIHPVGPKPVDVNSRFYRPEQRCAYHSNSVGHDTEDCINLKHKIQDLIDQEVVSLQPAAPNVNTNPLPNHGGGNINMIETDEDEREAKRITPVVQEDLERAVASLSVREKGEFVILTPAKAVALVPTKTLAKPKFVIETAVAQGMTRSGRCYTPDELALGGQKKDHAKRPISEAEAEEFWRRMQPKDYSIVKHLEKTPAQISVWALLMSSWSHRQALMKALDDTYVPSGMSSDNVAAMIHRVIRGHRISFCDDELPAEGRAHNKALHITVICRGKVINRVLVDDGSGLNICPLSTLKQLRFDLGKLEQNQVNVRAFDGVQRDTLGPVNLTIQMGPAEFEEKFQVLDIDTSYNLLLGRPFIHAAGAVPSTLHQMIKLVWKNEELVIHGEKGRSGRQVPVSDETPQGSDFYTVELVNATDEGLAPQTPMPAVYKMIATVMLQSGFEPGFGLGRNAQGIIEPVPVLATGSRYGLGYIPTDDNMKLKRKRDQGLAKPIPHLYQSFPVQERAEPEDDGEGICDLFQEINAIIEEEAEPAGIRDAEPGEMLLNWTSTPILMSQTLCNVSYKPANVMSCHGLNEQNEFENQHKPNLEETETVNLGDSECVKEVKISTHLNEAQKESLVRLLAEYRDVFIWDVVHMQGLSTDVVSHKPPINPGFEPVKQKTRKFKPELSLKIKEEITKQIESRLVEVTQYPTWLANVVPVAKKDGKIRICVDYRDLNKASPKDNFPLPNIHILIDNCAKHEMQSFVDCYAGYHQILMDEEDAEKTAFITPWGVYHYKVMPFGLKNAGATYMRAMTTIFHDMIHKEIEVYVDDVIIKSRESSDHLTHLKKFFERLRRYNLKLNPAKCVFGVPAGKLLGFIVSRRGIELDPSKIKAIQELPLPKTRKEVMSFLGRLNYISRFIAQSTVVCEPIFKLLKKDAPTKWTEECQTAFNAIKSYLSNPPVLVPPREGSHLLLYLSVSNNAFGCVLGQHDETGKKERAIYYISKKFTPYESRYTLLERTCCALTWLAQKLRHYLSSYTTYLISRMDPLKYIFQKAMPTGKLAKWQMLLSEFDIVYVTQKAIKAQALADHLAENPVDEEYEPLKTYFHDEEVSFVGEDISEVYPGWRLFFDGAVNHQGKGVGAVLVSESGQHYPMAAKLRFNCTNNMAEYEACILGLKMAVDMNVYELLVIGDSDLLIHQVQGEWAVKNPKIVPYVQYVQNLCKRFRKIEFRHTPRIQNELADALATIASMIKHPDTDYIDPLDIDLKEHPVHCSHVESEPDGLPWYFDIKRYLESGTYPEDATSNQKKSIRRMALNFFLNGEVLYKRTPNLGLLRCVDAAEAVRLIEQIHAGVCGTHMNGLTLARKVLRAGYFWMTMEHDCCKFVQKCHKCQVHGDLIRVPPHELNAMSSPWPFVSWGMDVIGPIEPAASNGHRFILVAIDYFTKWVEAASYKSVTKKVVADFVRNNLICRFGVPESIITDNGANLNSHLMKEICEQFKIIHXRSTAYRPQTNGAVEAANKNIKKILRKMIDKQRGWHEMLPYALLGYRTTVRTSTGATPYLLVYRTEAVVPVEVEIPSLRIIQEAELSNAEWVSKRIDQLALIDEKRMVVVCHGQLYRQRMTRAFHKRVRARNFEVGQLVLKRIFPHQDEYKGKFAPNWQGPYMIRKVLSGGALVLSEMDGAVWPKPINSDAVKRYYV, translated from the exons ATGGGCGACAACAATGAACAAATCAGCCTCACAGATGTCGTGGTGGCTCAGCCAACTGTGGCAGAGCAGAATGAGCTTATTGCGCAGTTGATGCAGCAAATAGCTGACATGAGGGTAGAGATGCAACGGAGGCAAGACACCCCTCCGCCCGGATTCGGCCCCAACTTTCTCGACGCAAGACCCCCTACATACTTCCCCTCGTCCAGCTCGGATCCTACTCAGCAACGTCCATCGACACCCGTGCACAACCCGTCTGGGGTAGACATGACAACCCAAAACCCCCAATACGCGTCGGTCTCCTATCAAACTCCCTCCCTACTTCCAAACAATCCTCCGCAAATGCCACCACATCCCCAAAATACTCAAGCAGCCCCACTACCCCAAAATCAAACCCAAAATCCCACCGCCTTCAATTCCCAAACACCACACCCCCACTTAAACCAAAATACCAATCCCCAAAATTATTCGCAAAACTATCAAACCGCACAGAATGTCCCAAGCCCTTCCATAGCTGCACCCCTCCCCAAAAGAACTACTTTCCAAGTCCCTGTCCCGACCGAGCATGAGGTGCACGGCTTCGAGTTGGACCATTATGAGGAGCAAGAAAGAGAGTGGAGAGCGAGGGAAGAAGCGAAGGTAGACATAAAGGAGGAGATCAAGAGGGCGATGAGAGAATTGCAATGTACTCCAGACGTCGCCGGGTTAAGCTACGCAGAACTATGCATCCACCCAGACTTGAACCTACCTGAAGGGTTCAAGATCCCGAAGTTTGATACCTTCGGAGGGGTGGGCAACCCCATGGCACACCTGAGAGCATACTGTGAccaactcgtgggagttggtAAAGATGAAGCCTTGCTGATGAGGTTATTCAGCCGGAGCCTATGCGGTGAAGCCCTGGAGTGGTTCACGTCACACGAGACTCGACAGTGGCCCAATTGGAGTGCACTGGCTAAGGATTTCATCGACAGATTCGCATATAACGTCGAGATAGTTCCTGATCGGTACAccttggagaagatgaagcagaagCCCACAGAAAGCTATCGAGAATTCGCGTACAGGTGGAGGAAAGAGGCGGCAAGGGTGAGGCCTCCGATGACAGAAAAAGAGATTGTGGAGGTGTTCGTGCGGGTGCAGGAGCCCGAGTATTATAACAGGATCATCTTGTTAATCGGCGCCAAGTTCGCCAAAATAGTCAAAGTGGGTGAGACTATTGAAGATAGCCTGAAGTCGGGGAAGATAGCCCGAGAGTCTGCATCGCCTGGATCTTCCGGACTGGtaaggaagaaaagagaggaAGTTAACGCTATCTCTCACGGGGGAAGAAAAATCCCCAGAAACTTACCACGTCCCCAAGGCCGCTCCAATCCTCCATCAAAGCCTCATCGAGCCTACCATCCACACTCAAGTCACTCCGGCCACTACAATGCTGCCCCCCATTATCCAGATGCCCATATTGTGTCGTATCAAAATCCACCCCCGATTCCCCAAAATTTTCCCTCCACATATCCAAACTACCCCCAAGCTTATCAAGTCCCTCCCCATTACAAAAATGTCGCTCCTAGCCACGCTAATGTACAACCAAGCTATCGAGCACCGTCCCCCGCATATCAAATACAAACCCCAGCATATCAAAACCCCCATCCGAATTATCGAGCCCCAATGCCAAACTACCAAACAAATCCCCATCCCAGAGCCCAGGCTCCACGATCAAATGCCCGCAGTTATCAACAAGTCCCTCCCACACAGCAGGGCGGGTATGATCCCCCTCGCCCCAGGTCTGAGAAGAAGCCCTCCAGAAGCTTCACCGTGTTGGCTGAAAGCAGAACTAAATTGTTCGAAAGATTATCCGCGGCcggatacatccaccctgtgggCCCCAAGCCCGTGGATGTCAATTCCAGATTCTACAGACCGGAGCAGAGATGTGCTTAccattccaacagtgttggacatgataCAGAAGATtgtatcaatctcaagcacAAGATCCAGGACTTGATTGACCAGGAAGTGGTCTCTCTTCAGCCCGCGGCGCCAAACGTCAACACGAATCCATTGCCAAATCATGGGGGtggaaacatcaacatgatagaAACTGACGAAGATGAGCGTGAAGCCAAGAGAATTACTCCTGTTGTTCAGGAAGACTTGGAGAGGGCTGTCGCTTCTTTGAGCGTCAGGGAGAAAGGAGAGTTTGTCATTCTGACACCTGCAAAggctgttgccttggtgcccACAAAGACTCTCGCCAAGCCCAAGTTCGTTATAGAAACGGCCGTGGCTCAGGGCATGACTAGATCTGGAAGATGTTACACTCCTgatgagcttgctctcggaggacaAAAGAAAGATCATGCCAAGAGACCGATCAGCGAAGCAGAAGCTGAGGAGTTCTGGAGGAGAATGCAACCCAAAGACTACTCCATCGTCAAGCACTTGGAGAAAACTCCAGCCCAAATTTCGGTGTGGGCCCTGCTGATGAGCTCCTGGTCCCACAGACAGGCTTTGATGAAAGCCCTGGATGACACATATGTGCCCTCGGGTATGAGCAGCGACAATGTAGCTGCTATGATTCATCGGGTCATTCGGGGACACCGTATCAGTTTCTGCGACGATGAACTGCCGGCCGAAGGGAGGGCCCACAACAAAGCTCTACACATCACCGTGATATGTCGCGGAAAGGTCATCAACCGTGTTCTGGTAGACGACGGATCTGGTTTGAACATATGCCCCCTGTCCACATTGAAGCAGCTGAGGTTTGACCTCGGAAAGTTGGAGCAAAACCAGGTCAATGTGAGAGCATTCGACGGTGTGCAGAGAGACACGTTGGGACCTGTGAAcctgaccatccaaatgggcccCGCAGAGTTCGAGGAAAAGTTCCAGGTGTTGGACATCGACACCAGCTATAACCTTCTGTTGGGAAGGCCATTCATCCACGCGGCTGGGGCCGTCCCCTCCACTCTCCACCAAATGATAAAACTGGTGTGGAAAAATGAAGAACTGGTGATTCATGGTGAAAAGGGTCGATCGGGAAGGCAAGTGCCGGTCTCGGACGAGACACCACAAGGTTCGGACTTCTACACGGTGGAGTTGGTAAATGCCACCGATGAGGGCTTGGCCCCGCAGACTCCCATGCCGGCCGTGTACAAAATGATAGCCACGGTAATGCTGCAGAGCGGATTCGAACCAGGTTTCGGATTAGGAAGGAATGCGCAAGGGATCATCGAGCCAGTTCCGGTCCTTGCTACAGGATCAAggtatggtttggggtacatccccacagatgatAATATGAAGCTGAAGAGGAAAAGGGATCAAGGGTTGGCTAAGCCGATCCCGCATCTCTATCAATCCTTTCCAGTCCAGGAGCGTGCCGAGCCTGAAGACgatggggaaggaatctgtgacctTTTCCAGGAGATCAATGCCATCATCGAGGAGGAGGCTGAGCCAGCTGGCATTCGTGACGCTGAACCAGGGGAGATGCTGCTGAATTGGACGTCCACGCCAATCCTGATGTCCCAAACTCTGTG taacgtaagttacaaacctgccaatgtcatgtcatgtcatgggCTAAATGAGCAAAACGAG TTCGAGAACCAACATAAACCGAACCTGGAGGAGACAGAAACGGTGAATCTGGGAGATTCAGAATGTGTCAAGGAGGTTAAGATCAGCACCCACCTGAATGAGGCTCAGAAGGAGAGCCTGGTTCGTCTGCTTGCCGAATATAGGGATGTGTTCATTTGGGATGTCGTTCACATGCAAGGGTTGAGTACTgatgtcgtatctcataagcCGCCTATCAACCCAGGGTTCGAACCGGTGAAACAAAAGACTCGGAAATTCAAGCCTgaattgagtttgaagattaaggaAGAAATCACCAAGCAGATAGAATCTCGACTGGTAGAAGTAACTCAATACCCAACCTGGTTGGCCAATGTCGTTCCGGTcgccaagaaagatggaaaaatcaggatttgtgtcgattacagagatctcaacaaggctagtccaaaggataatttcccgttgccaaatatccatattttgattgacaactgtgccaaacatgagatgcagtcatttgtggattgttacgcgGGTTATCACCAGATTTTGATGGACGAAGAAGACGCAGAGAAAACGGCCTTCATTACCCCTTGGGGGGTATATCACTACAAGGTGATGCCGTTCGGCCTCAAAAACGCCGGTGCTACTTACATGAGAGCCATGACGACTATCTTTCATGACATGATTCACAAGGAGATTGAAGTGTACGTGGACGACGTCATAATCAAATCCCGCGAGAGTTCGGATCATTTGACACACCTGAAaaaattctttgaacgtttgCGTCGGTACAACTTGAAGCTAAACCCCGCCAAATGTGTTTTTGGAGTCCCAGCTGGGAAGTTGTTGgggtttatagtcagcagaagaggtattgagctcgacccttccaagatcaaagcgattcaagagttacctcTGCCGAAAACGAGAAAAgaagtgatgagtttcttgggGAGGCTAAACTATATCAGCCGGTTTATAGCACAATCAACAGTGGTGTGTGAGCCTATTTTCAAATTGTTGAAGAAAGATGCCCCGACTAAGTGGACTGAGGAGTGCCAGACCGCTTTCAACGCTATCAAGAGCTATCTGTCTAATCCaccagtattggttcctccgcgagaagggaGTCATTTGTTGCTATACTTGTCTGTTTCAAATAACGCCTTTGGAtgtgtacttggtcaacacgacgagACGGGGAAGAAAGAGAGGGCTATCTACTACATCAGCAAGAAATTTACTCCGTACGAGTCTCGCTACACTTTGCTGGAGAGAACGTGCTGTGCTCTGACGTGGCTTGCCCAGAAGCTGAGGCACTACCTGTCGTCGTATACTACATATCTTATCTCCAGGATGGATCcgttgaagtatattttccagaaagcgatgCCGACCGGGAAGCTAGCTAAATGGCAAAtgctgttgagtgagtttgacatcgtgtacgtgactcagaaggcaataaaagcacaagctttggctgatcatcttgcggaAAATCCCGTTGACGAAGAGTACGAACCTCTGAAGACGTATTTTCACGATGaggaagtgtcatttgtgggtgaagatatctCTGAAGTttatccaggttggagattattcttcgaTGGAGCGGTGAATCACCAGGGTAAGGGTGTTGGAGCAGTCCTGGTAtcagaatctggtcagcactatcctatgGCGGCTAAACTACGATTCaactgcacaaacaacatggctgagtatgaagcttgcattctcggtttgaaaatggccgttgacatgaatgtttacgagttactggttatcggagattcagacctcttgattcatcaagttcaaggagaatgggctgtgaagaacccGAAGATTGTACCTTACGTACAATATGTGCAAAATCTGTGTAAAAGGTTTCGCAAaatcgagttcagacatactcccagaatacagaatgaattagctgatgctcttgccaccatcgcttcaatGATCAAACATCCGGATACTGATTACATCGACCCGTTGGATATAGACTTGAAggaacatccagtccattgttcacatgttgaatcagaaccagatggtttgccttggtattttgacataaagaggtacttggagtctgggacatatccagaagacgccacatctaatcaaaagaagtcgatacgtcgtatggctctcaatttctttttgaatggaGAAGTCCTTTACAAGAGGACTCCGAATTTGGGTCTTTTGAGATGCGTGGATGCTGCTGAAGCCGTgaggcttattgaacagatacatgctggagtttgtGGTACACATATGAACGGGCTTACCTTGGCAAGAAAAGTCCTTCGAGCCGGTTATttttggatgactatggagcatgactgttgcaaattcgttcaaaaatgccacaaatgtcaagtgcacggcgATCTGATAAgggtgccacctcacgaactcaatgctatgagttcaccttggccatttgtatcttggggaatggatgtcatcggtcctatagagccggccgcttctaatggacacagattcattttggttgccatcgattatttcaccaagtgggtggaagcagcttCTTATAaatcggtaaccaagaaagtggtggccgattttgtccgcaacaatctgatatgcagatttggagttccagagtccatcattactgataacggtgcaaatctcaacagtcacctgatgaaagagatatgtgaacaatttaagattattcacTGAAGGTCAACTGCTTATCGCCCTCAAACgaacggagctgtagaggccgccaacaagaacatcaagaagattctgaggaaaatgattgacaagcagcggggttggcatgaaatgttgccatatgctctactgggttatcgaacgacggtcagaacatcaactggggctactccatacttgctagtatacAGAACAGAAGCAGTCGTACCTGTTGAAGTTGAGATACCGTCActgaggatcatccaagaagctgagctAAGTAATGCTGAGTGGGTTAGCAAACGGATTGATCAACtagctttgattgatgagaagaggaTGGTTGTTGTTTGCCATGGCCAGTTGTATAGACAAAGAATGACTCgcgcttttcacaaaagagtaagagccagaaattttgaagttggtcagttggttcttaagcgtatttttcctcatcaggacgagtacaaaggaaaaTTCGCACCAAACTGGCAAGGTCCTTACATGATTCGCAAAgtactatctggaggtgctttagtcttgtcagagatggatggcgctgtatggcccaaacctatcaactcagatgctgtcaagagatactacgTGTGA